Proteins from one Planctomyces sp. SH-PL62 genomic window:
- a CDS encoding glycosyltransferase, whose protein sequence is MPDRPVPPSLSVVIPARNEEALLGSTLNSVIRARAAFDSSDEARSAVEILVVDNASSDRTAEILRRYAVSAGVRSVCCDPRGAAHARNLGARLARGGILIFLDADTHLPPGAIRRIAALCGEEGFEAGITGLGALDGGRLARGWWAFWNTVRRLPIARAKAMPACMFCTRKAFDEFGPFDERVAIGEEWPILAGLYRARPDRLIYDRTTVALSSSRRMELQRYGYLRTFAKYVWAILSFQGRVHYHDRIRHPSTPDALSVPSPVEPS, encoded by the coding sequence ATGCCAGACCGACCCGTCCCGCCGTCGCTCTCCGTGGTCATCCCGGCGCGGAACGAAGAAGCCTTGCTGGGGTCGACGCTGAATTCCGTCATCCGGGCGCGAGCCGCGTTCGACTCGTCGGACGAGGCGAGGTCGGCCGTGGAGATCCTCGTCGTCGACAACGCCAGCTCCGATCGCACCGCCGAAATCCTGCGCCGCTACGCCGTGTCGGCCGGGGTCCGCTCCGTGTGCTGCGACCCGCGCGGGGCGGCCCACGCTCGGAATCTGGGCGCCCGCCTCGCGCGGGGCGGGATCCTGATCTTCCTGGACGCCGACACGCATCTCCCGCCGGGGGCGATCCGTCGGATCGCGGCCCTCTGCGGCGAGGAGGGATTCGAAGCCGGGATCACCGGCCTGGGCGCTCTCGACGGCGGCCGATTGGCCAGGGGCTGGTGGGCCTTCTGGAACACCGTGCGCCGGCTCCCCATCGCCCGCGCCAAGGCGATGCCCGCCTGCATGTTCTGCACCCGGAAGGCGTTCGACGAATTCGGGCCCTTCGACGAGCGCGTCGCCATCGGCGAGGAGTGGCCGATCCTGGCCGGCCTCTACCGCGCGCGGCCCGACCGCCTGATCTACGACCGGACGACCGTGGCCCTGAGTTCCAGCCGTCGCATGGAACTGCAACGATACGGCTACCTGCGGACGTTCGCCAAGTACGTCTGGGCCATCCTCAGCTTTCAGGGCCGGGTCCACTACCACGACCGCATCCGCCACCCCTCGACGCCCGACGCCCTGAGCGTCCCCTCACCCGTCGAGCCCTCCTGA
- a CDS encoding glycosyltransferase family 4 protein, with protein sequence MLTPRFRAAYHPPRRNAPRRNTMERRVIRVAWLYDMNACYAPTGVTRHALAQLERLAERPDVALNVVSGRITHPDGLAYWQGLGDVPRRQLPVRTRDLLRWWRASPLPPMEWLAGAADWVYCPAEFQVPTRRAKVAVTSHDVLQGFRFGSERLRRNTTSAFRKADLILSVSEFNTARLLEVVPDCEGKVAYVPNAAEDLFFAPTPAADRGRVRADLGLPDGLPYILSVANFQPRKNLIRLIRAAADLAEVASGELALVLLGSGAPEEERGLREAIAAIGPKAVVRLPGYRQAEALRAAYAEATALVFPSLCESFGIPAVEAMAQGTPVALADSTALPEIGGEAGWYFDPEDEEAIADALRDLLDQPDERARRAELGREIASRYRWQAANDRLVEALVERR encoded by the coding sequence ATGTTGACACCGCGTTTCCGGGCGGCGTACCATCCACCGAGACGGAACGCCCCCCGCCGCAATACGATGGAGCGTCGCGTGATCCGGGTCGCCTGGCTGTACGACATGAACGCCTGCTACGCGCCGACGGGGGTCACGAGGCACGCCCTGGCCCAGCTCGAACGGCTCGCGGAGCGGCCCGACGTGGCCCTGAACGTGGTCTCGGGTCGGATCACCCATCCCGACGGCCTGGCCTACTGGCAGGGCCTGGGCGACGTCCCGCGCCGCCAGCTCCCGGTGCGCACCCGCGACCTGTTGCGGTGGTGGCGGGCCTCCCCCCTGCCCCCGATGGAGTGGCTCGCCGGGGCGGCCGACTGGGTCTATTGCCCGGCCGAGTTCCAGGTCCCGACCCGCCGGGCGAAGGTGGCGGTCACCAGCCACGACGTCTTGCAGGGCTTCCGATTCGGCTCGGAGCGGCTGCGACGGAACACGACCTCGGCGTTTCGGAAGGCCGACCTGATCCTCTCGGTCTCCGAATTCAACACGGCGAGGCTGCTGGAGGTGGTGCCGGACTGCGAGGGGAAGGTGGCCTACGTCCCCAACGCGGCCGAGGATCTGTTCTTCGCCCCCACCCCCGCCGCCGACCGCGGGCGCGTCCGCGCCGATCTCGGACTGCCGGACGGCCTTCCTTATATACTGTCGGTCGCCAACTTCCAGCCGAGGAAGAATCTGATCCGGCTGATCCGCGCCGCGGCGGACCTGGCCGAGGTGGCGTCGGGCGAGCTGGCGCTGGTGCTGCTGGGCTCGGGCGCCCCGGAAGAGGAGCGGGGGCTTCGCGAGGCGATCGCCGCGATCGGCCCGAAGGCCGTCGTCCGGCTCCCCGGCTATCGTCAGGCCGAGGCCCTCCGCGCCGCCTACGCGGAGGCGACGGCCCTGGTCTTCCCCTCGCTCTGCGAGAGCTTCGGCATCCCCGCCGTCGAGGCCATGGCGCAGGGGACCCCGGTCGCCCTGGCCGATTCCACGGCCCTCCCCGAGATCGGCGGCGAGGCTGGATGGTACTTCGACCCCGAGGATGAGGAAGCGATCGCCGACGCACTCCGCGACCTCCTCGACCAGCCCGACGAACGCGCCCGACGCGCCGAACTCGGCCGCGAGATCGCCTCGCGATACCGCTGGCAGGCCGCCAACGACCGGCTCGTCGAGGCCCTCGTCGAGCGGCGCTGA
- the rpsL gene encoding 30S ribosomal protein S12 — translation MPTINQLVRKPRRPVKYKTKSPVLEGCPFKRGVCLQVKTMTPKKPNSALRKVARVRLSNGKEITAYIGGEGHNLQEHSIVLIRGGRVRDLPGVRYHIVRGVLDCQGVGDRRQARSKYGSSKKKAAPAKKK, via the coding sequence ATGCCGACCATCAATCAGCTCGTTCGCAAGCCGCGCCGGCCCGTCAAGTATAAGACCAAGTCGCCGGTGCTCGAGGGTTGCCCGTTCAAGCGGGGCGTCTGCCTTCAAGTCAAGACGATGACCCCGAAGAAGCCGAACTCGGCCCTCCGCAAGGTGGCCCGCGTCCGGCTCTCCAACGGCAAGGAAATCACCGCCTACATCGGCGGCGAAGGCCACAACCTCCAAGAGCACTCGATCGTGCTGATCCGCGGCGGTCGCGTCCGCGACCTCCCGGGCGTCCGCTACCACATCGTCCGCGGCGTCCTCGACTGCCAGGGCGTCGGCGACCGCCGCCAGGCTCGGTCCAAGTACGGATCGTCCAAGAAGAAGGCCGCCCCCGCCAAGAAGAAGTAA
- the rpsG gene encoding 30S ribosomal protein S7, with the protein MARKFTASKTHLRPDPRYGSKLAGKFINCVMHNGKKSVAQRLFYDAMELIQKRLPNDEPIDVFTRAVENVKPLIEVRSKRVGGATYQVPMQVNKTRQQTLAIRWLLMAAREKKGRPMAIKLADELMAAYNREGAAVTRRENVHRMAEANKAFAHFAW; encoded by the coding sequence ATGGCCCGCAAGTTCACGGCGAGCAAGACCCACCTCCGGCCCGATCCGCGGTACGGATCGAAACTGGCCGGCAAGTTCATCAACTGCGTGATGCACAACGGCAAGAAGAGCGTCGCCCAGCGCCTCTTCTACGACGCCATGGAGCTGATCCAGAAGCGGCTCCCCAACGACGAGCCGATCGACGTCTTCACCCGCGCGGTCGAAAACGTCAAGCCGCTCATCGAAGTCCGCTCCAAGCGCGTCGGCGGCGCCACCTACCAGGTCCCGATGCAGGTCAACAAGACCCGTCAGCAGACCCTGGCCATCCGCTGGCTGCTCATGGCCGCCCGCGAGAAGAAGGGCCGCCCGATGGCGATCAAGCTCGCCGACGAGCTGATGGCCGCCTACAACCGTGAAGGCGCCGCCGTCACCCGCCGCGAGAACGTCCACCGCATGGCCGAAGCCAACAAGGCCTTCGCCCACTTCGCCTGGTGA
- a CDS encoding O-antigen ligase family protein, with protein sequence MARRGSKPPIPSREGRGDRREGSTTTPRIQPDDADHESEAARWAERLRRLALGLLAALIAARAYWPSEPSPREGAAAGLGWDLAVFLVAALALAPSFLTGRFAFRFAWTDAAVFALMFLTALSSRRSVDWRIGVNLAWEWAALGVAYLLLRWLPRTRGESGVLALGMAVTASAVAAYGIYQGAVEIPQLQEAFRRNPQAMARQMGATAAPGQADDPRGQALENRLLQSNEVFGTFGLANSLAGFLVGPLVLVLAMGLRNLGRRPAAGASRWPAILAAALPALLLLGCLVLTKSRSAWLGLLVASAILAWQARRLVPRRILLGAALAGAGVVGALIVAGAATGRLDPQVLTQSNLSMRYRWEYWRATWAMITEGAGSPGQALAAGNFWRGVGPGAFGAHYVLYKLPQASEEIQDPHNLFLEVWSTAGFWAFLALVAAVGSGLWLLLAGGGDPDEEAPRDRPTWLLAASAMGLAMVLVLGQMNLFMEDLLTRWLILTIFWGLSAFLLLPLWRRAAVPAAGLGAAAAAVATHLLAAGGIGFPAIAMGLWGSLALGLNLREGAGSGRLRTVESRIPGAAAAVAWAALVGSFFGATLPFWKSEAAVARAEAALERRPPDLDRAEAAYTLAEQLDRYNVRPWLGHAYLQYLAWESRGAKPEDLRWKTIPTLLLKAASPPRNPDVWSLHSERAEVTRDLLRRVGSGLSPRDAVSMRASVVEATRTASRLYPTNASLHARLAEASAELSLFPDAVDEAREALRLDALTPHPDKKLADSVRTRLQDNLPRWTEQSGGAVAPAP encoded by the coding sequence ACGGGGCGACCGTCGGGAAGGGTCGACGACGACCCCTCGGATCCAACCTGACGACGCGGACCACGAGTCCGAGGCGGCCCGATGGGCCGAGCGTCTCCGCCGGCTGGCCCTCGGGCTGCTCGCGGCCCTGATCGCCGCACGGGCCTACTGGCCGAGCGAGCCCTCCCCGCGCGAGGGCGCCGCCGCCGGGCTGGGCTGGGACCTGGCCGTCTTCCTCGTCGCCGCCCTGGCCCTCGCGCCGTCGTTCCTGACGGGACGGTTCGCCTTCCGGTTCGCCTGGACCGACGCGGCCGTCTTCGCGCTCATGTTCCTGACGGCGCTGAGCTCCCGGCGGTCCGTCGACTGGCGGATCGGGGTCAACCTCGCGTGGGAGTGGGCGGCGCTGGGCGTCGCCTACCTGCTGCTGCGATGGCTCCCCCGCACCCGGGGGGAATCGGGAGTGCTGGCACTGGGGATGGCCGTGACGGCCTCGGCGGTCGCGGCTTACGGGATCTATCAGGGCGCCGTCGAGATCCCCCAGCTCCAGGAGGCGTTCCGTCGCAACCCCCAGGCGATGGCCCGCCAGATGGGCGCGACGGCGGCCCCGGGCCAGGCCGACGACCCCCGGGGCCAGGCCCTGGAAAATCGACTGCTCCAATCCAACGAGGTCTTCGGGACCTTCGGCCTGGCGAACTCGCTCGCCGGGTTCCTCGTCGGCCCGCTCGTCCTGGTCCTGGCGATGGGGCTTCGGAACCTGGGCCGACGACCCGCAGCGGGGGCCTCGCGATGGCCTGCGATCCTGGCGGCGGCGCTCCCGGCCCTGCTCCTGCTCGGCTGCCTGGTCCTGACCAAGAGCCGGAGCGCCTGGCTGGGGCTCCTCGTCGCCTCGGCGATCCTCGCCTGGCAGGCGCGTCGGCTCGTCCCCCGCCGGATCCTGCTGGGCGCCGCCCTGGCCGGCGCGGGGGTCGTCGGGGCCCTGATCGTCGCGGGGGCGGCGACCGGCCGGCTCGATCCCCAGGTGTTGACGCAATCGAACCTGTCGATGCGTTATCGATGGGAATACTGGCGGGCGACCTGGGCCATGATCACCGAAGGCGCCGGCTCCCCCGGCCAGGCGCTCGCGGCGGGCAACTTCTGGCGGGGCGTCGGCCCCGGGGCCTTCGGGGCGCACTACGTCCTTTACAAGCTCCCCCAGGCCAGCGAGGAGATCCAGGACCCCCACAACCTGTTCCTCGAAGTCTGGTCGACGGCCGGCTTCTGGGCCTTCCTCGCACTCGTCGCGGCGGTCGGCTCCGGGCTCTGGCTGCTGCTGGCGGGGGGCGGCGACCCCGACGAGGAGGCCCCTCGCGACCGGCCGACCTGGCTCCTCGCCGCGTCGGCGATGGGGCTGGCGATGGTCCTGGTCCTGGGGCAGATGAACCTGTTCATGGAAGACCTGCTGACCCGCTGGCTGATTTTGACCATCTTCTGGGGGCTGTCCGCCTTCCTGCTCCTTCCCCTCTGGCGCCGCGCCGCGGTGCCTGCCGCCGGGCTGGGCGCGGCGGCGGCGGCGGTGGCCACCCACCTGCTGGCAGCTGGCGGGATCGGCTTCCCGGCCATCGCGATGGGGCTCTGGGGGAGCCTGGCCCTGGGCCTGAACCTGCGCGAAGGGGCCGGAAGCGGTCGGCTTCGGACGGTGGAAAGCCGGATCCCCGGCGCGGCGGCGGCGGTCGCCTGGGCGGCGCTGGTGGGGTCGTTCTTCGGCGCGACCCTCCCCTTCTGGAAGTCGGAAGCGGCGGTGGCGCGGGCCGAGGCCGCGCTGGAGCGGCGGCCGCCGGATTTGGACCGGGCCGAGGCCGCCTACACGCTGGCCGAGCAGCTCGACCGTTACAACGTCCGCCCCTGGCTGGGCCACGCCTACCTCCAGTATCTCGCCTGGGAGTCCCGCGGCGCGAAGCCCGAAGACCTGCGCTGGAAGACCATCCCCACGCTGCTCCTCAAGGCCGCCTCTCCTCCCCGGAACCCGGACGTCTGGAGCCTGCACAGCGAGCGAGCGGAGGTCACGCGCGACCTGCTCAGGCGGGTCGGCTCCGGGCTCTCGCCGCGCGACGCCGTCTCGATGCGGGCCAGCGTCGTCGAGGCGACGCGCACGGCGTCTCGGCTCTATCCCACCAACGCCTCCCTCCACGCCCGGCTGGCCGAGGCGAGCGCCGAGCTTTCCCTGTTCCCGGACGCCGTCGACGAGGCCCGCGAGGCACTCCGCCTGGACGCCCTCACCCCGCATCCCGACAAGAAGCTCGCCGACTCCGTCCGCACCCGACTCCAGGACAACCTCCCCCGCTGGACTGAGCAGTCCGGAGGGGCCGTCGCACCGGCACCTTGA